The genomic DNA TGGGCAGCGTTTTCTGATTCTCGGGTTTCTCTTTTTCATGCTTGCACGCGGCGAACTCACCAAGGCCGACCTCGGACTCGTCCCTGTGCCGGTCCGCCGTTTTGCGCTCTGGACCGTGGGCACCGTTGCGGCCTCCATGGTGTATCTCTATCTCTCGGAATTCGTCCTTGCCCCGTATTTTCCCAAGGGCGCGCTGGGCGGGGTGCCGATCGACATGGATTCCTCCCTGTTCCTCCTTGATGTCACCTTCGGCCTCGCGCTGGTCGGTTTCAGCGAGGAAATAGTCTGCCGCGGGCTGACCCTTTCCACCCTGAAGGGAAAAGTCTCCACCCCGGTTCTGTATCTGGTTTCTGCCCTGCTCTTTTCGCTCATGCACTGGTCGCTGTCCGCGCACACGTTGACGGATGCCTTCATCTACGGGCTCATTTTTGTGCCTGCCACCCTTGCGACCGGCTCGATCTGGCCTGCCACGGTGACGCATTTTCTGGTGAATTTCGTGCTGTACAGCCTGTAGTGGGGGAGGGTTACTGAA from uncultured Pseudodesulfovibrio sp. includes the following:
- a CDS encoding CPBP family intramembrane glutamic endopeptidase, producing MRKTTILAIAYLPYYLNDFANILVTGYPAWLAIDYGQRFLILGFLFFMLARGELTKADLGLVPVPVRRFALWTVGTVAASMVYLYLSEFVLAPYFPKGALGGVPIDMDSSLFLLDVTFGLALVGFSEEIVCRGLTLSTLKGKVSTPVLYLVSALLFSLMHWSLSAHTLTDAFIYGLIFVPATLATGSIWPATVTHFLVNFVLYSL